AGTCCGCTATCTGTAAACGTTTCGCCCATGTCGTACTGTTCGTTACCGTTCGCATCTTGCAACGCCACAGCCCGATCCCAAGCCAGAGTCGCGGAGACAAAGCTGCCAGCAGGTAAAGTCTGATCAATCACGTAATCACGATAACGGGGCGCATCCGATCGCTTAGCGCCGACGCTGTTATAGTCCCAAGCGATCGCCGGGACAGGTGCATCAGGACTCCATTGCCCCGGACTAAATTGTTCGTAGGCTCGGAAGGCGTGAAGGTGCCCGGTACCCATTTCAGAGTCTAAAGGAAGGGCGCGATCGCTGTAGGCATCCGAATCTTTCCAAGTCTTTTCGCCCAAATCTAACAGCGTCCGCGTCATGCCCAATAGCATTCCATCGCCTTTGTCCTTCAGTTTATCCGCCGAGTTCATCAACACCGCCTTCATTACTTCATGCTGCCGTGCATCAAGTCCCCAGTGAGAAACAGGCGGCTTTTCCTTCAGCGCCTTGCGAATCTGGGTATCGCCGTACTCTTGCATAAGCGCCACCGTTGCAGCAACATGGGGAGCGGCAAAGCTGGTGCCAGTTTCGGGTGCTGTCAGGGTGCCGTCGGGCGCAATTGTTTGCAGCCGATCGCCCGGTGCCACCAAGCTGACCGAACGGCGATCGCCCTCGTTGCTCTCAAGGGCTGGGTCACGACCAATGACCATGCTAGGATTACTGCCCAAGCTAAAAAAGTTCACCTTACGAAAGACACCGCCGCGCAGCATAGAATTTGCCACAATCATGCCGTTATAGTTGTCGGTAGGAATCGGAATGCCGCCCCTTCCCTGGTTTCCAGCAATGACGTAAAGCGTGTTGTGAGCCTTTGCCGACCAATCAATGCACTGCGTTAATAACGCATTACCATCCAATACTGCTTTTTCCCGAGGATCGCGTTCTAGTGATTCACCAAAGCTAAAATTGATTGCTCTGACATCACCGCCATTTTGCAGCGCTACAGTTTGTGCCGCAAGACATTCTTGGGGCTGCTGTATTCTCGACTGTTGCTCAAACCCAGCAGCAGCAGCATAGAGCTTGGCGTTGGGAGCAACGCCTGTCACCCTTTTATCCTGACTTACCATCACGCTCGCAACGCTGGCAGAGTGATCTTCTACATATTCGTCAGCCGTCGCAGGTGCATCTCTAAAGAACAATCTGCCTGGACGCACAGAGCGGTTATTCGACGCTATTTTGTCGATGCCAAACAAAGCTGGACGACCAATTTCAACCTGCCCGATCGCAATTTTGCGTCCGGTCAAATCATAAGGAGCGATGTGCAATACTCCTGCATTAATTCCGGCTTCACCAATAGAGGAAACTAGCGATCGCGCTACAGCAGGGGCAGTCAAGCAAAAGGCAAAACCGCCCAGTAACCCCATTAATCGTTTCACCATCTTTTGCTGAGCCACAAGCGATTCCTCTACAGAAAGTCATGACAACCATGATAATTAAGATAGTTAGAACAGCGCATTAACTCTAAAAACTCTAGAGATCTTTAGGGTTATTGTGAAGGGTCATTGTGAATTTTTGACTCATTGCCGCATTTGCCTCCGTTTTTTATGAGAAAGATCAAGGCAAAGGATAACGTTTTGTTACACTAGATACCAGAGTCAAGCACCGATAAGCATCCAGGAGAATCAGCCCTATGACCCTATCTCGCAAGCCCGTGATGATCGCTCCGTCCATCCTGTCGGCAGATTTTAGTCGCTTAGGCGAAGAAATTAAGGCGATCGACGAAGCTGGAGCCGATTGGATTCACGTCGATGTAATGGATGGGCGATTCGTTCCTAACATTACGATTGGTCCACTAATCGTCAACGCCATTCGCCCTTACACTCAAAAAACGATCGACGTTCACTTAATGATTGTGGAACCCGAAAAATACGTTGCAGATTTTGCCAAGGCAGGCGCTGATATTATCTCTGTTCATGCCGAGCACAATGCATCGCCTCACTTGCACCGTACTCTGGGTCAAATTCGGGAATTGGGCAAAAAGGCAGGCGTTGTTCTCAATCCTTCCACGCCATTGGAGTTGATTGAGTATGTCTTAGATCTCTGCGATTTGGTGCTGATCATGAGCGTCAATCCTGGCTTTGGTGGACAAAGCTTTATCCCAGGTGTCATTCCAAAAATTCGCCAGCTGCGCGAAATGTGTGATGAGCGGGGTCTCGATCCTTGGATTGAGGTTGATGGGGGTTTGAAGGGCAATAATACTTGGCAGGTTTTAGAGGCAGGAGCCAATGCGATCGTGGCGGGTTCGGCGGTGTTTGGGGCAAACGACTACGCTGAGGCGATCGCGGGTATTCGCAACAGTAAGCGTCCTGAGCCTGAGTTAGCCAGAGTTTAGCCCTCAACGGGTCAGAATCTTAGCGATCTTATAAAAAGAGAAAGTAAAAGTGGGGGAATGGCTAACTGTTCTCCCACTTTTTGGCGTTGCTGGATGAAAGTCTGAATCTAAATCAAAGCCCCTTTCCTCCAGAGAGATTGGTTAGAGCTATCTCACTGCGTTGCTAACTTGACCTAACCCCTAGCCCCTTCCCTGCGAGGGTAGGAATCAGATTTTCACCCTGCCCTGTCAGTCAATGCCCTTTCGGTTTTAATTGACAGGGTGGTTTTATAGCTAACAGATTATTTAATCAAAAAACTTGTGAAATTGCTGATTTAAGTCGTACCATAACAGACAGTTTACGGTACCAGACTAGTGCGATCACGCAATTGTCCTATCTAAATGCACTGAGTCTAGTGGACACAAGCTACCGCAAATAAATAAGCCTCAGCAATATTCCCTGTCTTAAAAGTAAGGAGAT
Above is a window of Timaviella obliquedivisa GSE-PSE-MK23-08B DNA encoding:
- a CDS encoding S8 family serine peptidase; amino-acid sequence: MVKRLMGLLGGFAFCLTAPAVARSLVSSIGEAGINAGVLHIAPYDLTGRKIAIGQVEIGRPALFGIDKIASNNRSVRPGRLFFRDAPATADEYVEDHSASVASVMVSQDKRVTGVAPNAKLYAAAAGFEQQSRIQQPQECLAAQTVALQNGGDVRAINFSFGESLERDPREKAVLDGNALLTQCIDWSAKAHNTLYVIAGNQGRGGIPIPTDNYNGMIVANSMLRGGVFRKVNFFSLGSNPSMVIGRDPALESNEGDRRSVSLVAPGDRLQTIAPDGTLTAPETGTSFAAPHVAATVALMQEYGDTQIRKALKEKPPVSHWGLDARQHEVMKAVLMNSADKLKDKGDGMLLGMTRTLLDLGEKTWKDSDAYSDRALPLDSEMGTGHLHAFRAYEQFSPGQWSPDAPVPAIAWDYNSVGAKRSDAPRYRDYVIDQTLPAGSFVSATLAWDRAVALQDANGNEQYDMGETFTDSGLNNLDIYLMRAEDSNTKKSIWSSVSEVDSVEHIFHPVPTAGQYKIRVVYRDRVNEPMQSYALAWWAAGAK
- a CDS encoding ribulose-phosphate 3-epimerase, producing the protein MTLSRKPVMIAPSILSADFSRLGEEIKAIDEAGADWIHVDVMDGRFVPNITIGPLIVNAIRPYTQKTIDVHLMIVEPEKYVADFAKAGADIISVHAEHNASPHLHRTLGQIRELGKKAGVVLNPSTPLELIEYVLDLCDLVLIMSVNPGFGGQSFIPGVIPKIRQLREMCDERGLDPWIEVDGGLKGNNTWQVLEAGANAIVAGSAVFGANDYAEAIAGIRNSKRPEPELARV